A DNA window from Novosphingobium sp. RL4 contains the following coding sequences:
- a CDS encoding protein adenylyltransferase SelO family protein yields the protein MRSEPQASAYRPAPRIEAISDWIASPVSAAAFPAHTLRFRNDRWARAVGLDGLDDAGWTAHFGRFEPLPGNLPQPLALRYHGHQFRVYNPDIGDGRGFLFAQLLDGAGNGTGRVLDLGTKGSGQTPYSREGDGRLTLKGAVREILATEMLEALGVHTSKTFSVIETGEELWRGDEPSPTRSAVMVRLSQGHIRIGTFQRLLALEERDHMAALVAYCLETFPGGPPPEDAPGREQPAVILLHQVVERMADLAASWMVAGFVHGVLNTDNMNISGESFDYGPWRWLPHWDPRFTAAYFDRTGLYAFGRQPEAVLWNCGQLAMALRLLVGTAPLVAALDRFAPLYQEAMSRRFAWRLGVVPQGVKDDAALIQAAEQAMVATGEAPEQFFFRHRGGRDGGNDLFGQLMHNYRPAATADDPFWKRKAPPGILIDEVERIWAEIDQHDDWSALHGKVEEIRELGRQLGPAPAPAGHPFPA from the coding sequence ATGCGAAGCGAACCGCAAGCAAGTGCCTATCGTCCTGCCCCGCGTATCGAGGCGATTTCCGACTGGATCGCCAGTCCCGTGAGCGCCGCGGCGTTTCCGGCCCATACCCTGCGCTTCCGAAATGACCGGTGGGCGCGGGCAGTCGGGCTGGACGGGCTGGACGATGCCGGCTGGACCGCGCATTTCGGCCGCTTCGAACCGCTGCCCGGCAATCTCCCGCAGCCGCTGGCGCTGCGCTATCACGGCCACCAGTTCCGCGTTTACAATCCCGACATCGGCGATGGGCGGGGCTTTCTCTTCGCCCAGTTGCTCGACGGGGCCGGAAACGGAACCGGCCGCGTGCTCGACCTCGGCACCAAGGGATCGGGCCAGACCCCCTACAGCCGCGAAGGCGACGGAAGGCTGACGCTGAAGGGCGCGGTGCGCGAAATCCTCGCCACCGAAATGCTGGAGGCGCTGGGCGTCCATACCAGCAAGACCTTCTCGGTGATCGAGACCGGCGAGGAACTCTGGCGCGGCGACGAACCCTCGCCCACCCGTTCGGCGGTCATGGTGCGGCTCAGCCAGGGCCATATCCGCATCGGCACCTTCCAGCGCCTGCTGGCACTGGAAGAACGCGACCACATGGCCGCGCTCGTCGCCTATTGCCTGGAAACCTTCCCCGGCGGCCCGCCGCCAGAGGACGCGCCCGGGCGCGAGCAGCCCGCGGTGATCCTGCTGCACCAGGTGGTGGAGCGCATGGCGGACCTCGCCGCGAGCTGGATGGTCGCGGGCTTCGTCCACGGCGTGCTCAATACCGACAACATGAACATCTCGGGCGAGAGTTTCGATTATGGCCCCTGGCGCTGGCTCCCGCATTGGGACCCGCGCTTCACCGCCGCCTATTTCGACCGCACCGGCCTCTATGCCTTCGGCCGCCAGCCGGAAGCGGTGCTGTGGAACTGCGGCCAGCTCGCCATGGCGCTGCGCCTGCTGGTGGGAACCGCCCCGCTGGTGGCCGCGCTGGACCGTTTCGCACCCCTCTACCAGGAAGCGATGAGCCGCCGGTTCGCCTGGCGTCTCGGCGTGGTGCCGCAGGGGGTGAAGGACGATGCCGCGCTGATCCAGGCGGCCGAGCAGGCCATGGTCGCCACCGGCGAGGCGCCGGAGCAGTTCTTCTTCCGCCATCGCGGCGGGCGTGACGGCGGGAACGACCTGTTCGGCCAGCTCATGCACAATTATCGCCCCGCCGCGACGGCGGACGATCCCTTCTGGAAGCGCAAGGCCCCGCCCGGCATCCTGATCGACGAGGTGGAACGCATCTGGGCGGAAATCGACCAGCATGACGACTGGTCCGCGCTTCACGGGAAAGTGGAAGAAATCCGGGAGCTGGGCCGCCAGCTCGGCCCGGCGCCCGCCCCCGCCGGCCACCCCTTCCCCGCCTGA
- a CDS encoding alpha/beta fold hydrolase → MTGYEDRFWSSRDGLKLHFRDYPGESEGKPPIVCLHGLTRNARDFENVAQVLSPRWRVICPDMRGRGDSEYARDSATYNPLQYGEDLLALLEQEGIDRFVAIGTSLGGLMTMGLATMFPERIVAAVINDVGPFLEPAGVERIKDYVGQGRSYPTWVHAARALEDNQGEAHPGQPLDFWIGRAKRLMTLSNSGRVVFDYDMKIAEPFLGYDVDDQPDLWPAWEALAGRPVLVLRGDLSDLLSAATLEKMLRRLPGTEAVTLENVGHAPTLDEPEAMDAIERLLAQVP, encoded by the coding sequence ATGACGGGTTATGAGGATCGGTTCTGGTCGAGCCGCGATGGTCTGAAGCTGCATTTTCGCGATTATCCGGGCGAATCCGAAGGAAAACCGCCGATCGTCTGTCTCCACGGCCTTACCCGCAACGCCCGGGACTTTGAGAATGTGGCGCAAGTCCTCTCGCCCCGCTGGCGCGTGATCTGCCCGGACATGCGCGGCCGGGGCGATAGCGAATATGCCCGCGATTCGGCCACTTACAACCCGCTGCAATATGGCGAGGACCTGCTGGCGCTGCTGGAGCAGGAAGGGATCGACCGTTTCGTGGCCATCGGCACCTCGCTGGGCGGGTTGATGACGATGGGGCTGGCGACGATGTTTCCCGAACGGATCGTCGCCGCCGTCATCAACGACGTGGGGCCATTCCTCGAACCTGCCGGGGTGGAGCGGATCAAGGACTATGTCGGGCAGGGCCGCAGCTATCCCACCTGGGTCCATGCCGCGCGCGCGCTGGAGGACAACCAGGGCGAAGCTCATCCCGGCCAGCCGCTGGATTTCTGGATCGGGCGCGCCAAGCGGCTGATGACGCTGTCCAATTCGGGGCGCGTGGTCTTCGATTACGACATGAAGATCGCAGAACCCTTCCTGGGGTACGACGTGGACGACCAGCCCGATCTCTGGCCGGCATGGGAAGCGCTGGCGGGCCGTCCGGTGCTGGTGCTGCGCGGCGACCTGTCCGACCTGCTTTCCGCCGCCACGCTGGAAAAGATGCTGCGCCGCCTGCCGGGGACCGAGGCGGTGACGCTGGAAAACGTCGGCCATGCCCCGACGCTGGACGAGCCGGAGGCGATGGACGCGATCGAGCGGCTGCTCGCCCAGGTTCCCTGA
- a CDS encoding glycosyltransferase family 4 protein → MRILHLHSSFAAGGKELRAVRLMNLFGPRIAHAVVSAQPGAHGAAIVLDPALDVTFPEDFPGLQGRPAPARLWRIAKAMADFDLVLTYNWGAMDAVMAHGLFSGLLGLPPLVHHEDGFNEDEAAGLKPARNRYRRIALRRASALVVPSRRLEAIALSAWRQPRGRVRLITNGIDCDAYLDRPRPDVLPGIVKQPGERWVGTLAGLRPVKNLPRLVRAFAPLPEPWRLVILGEGPDRAAIEAEAARCGVSGRVHLPGFVADPSHAVGLFDVFALSSESEQFPISVVEAMAAALPVASPAVGDVADMVSVENRALVTPPGDEAALASTLLRLAGDERLRARLGAANRALARDRYDEAAMLSAYSRTYGEALGRERLI, encoded by the coding sequence TTGCGCATTCTCCATCTTCATTCGAGCTTTGCCGCCGGCGGCAAGGAACTGCGCGCGGTGCGGCTGATGAACCTGTTCGGGCCGCGCATCGCCCATGCGGTGGTTTCGGCCCAGCCGGGCGCGCACGGGGCGGCGATCGTGCTCGATCCGGCGCTCGATGTGACATTCCCGGAAGATTTTCCCGGCCTCCAGGGGCGCCCCGCGCCCGCGCGTCTCTGGCGGATCGCCAAGGCGATGGCGGACTTCGATCTCGTGCTGACCTACAACTGGGGGGCGATGGACGCGGTCATGGCGCATGGCCTGTTCAGCGGGCTGCTGGGGCTGCCGCCGCTGGTCCATCACGAGGACGGCTTCAACGAGGACGAGGCGGCAGGGCTCAAGCCCGCGCGCAACCGCTACCGGCGAATCGCGCTGCGGCGGGCTTCGGCGCTGGTAGTCCCCTCGCGGCGGCTGGAGGCGATTGCGCTTTCCGCCTGGCGCCAGCCGCGCGGGCGGGTGCGGCTCATCACCAACGGTATCGATTGCGACGCCTATCTCGACCGTCCGCGGCCCGATGTCCTGCCGGGCATCGTCAAGCAACCGGGAGAGCGCTGGGTCGGCACCCTGGCCGGGCTGCGGCCGGTGAAGAACCTTCCGCGGCTGGTCCGCGCCTTCGCGCCGCTGCCGGAGCCGTGGCGGCTGGTGATTCTCGGCGAGGGGCCGGACCGCGCCGCGATCGAGGCCGAGGCCGCGCGCTGCGGAGTTTCGGGCCGGGTCCACCTGCCGGGCTTCGTGGCCGACCCTTCCCATGCGGTGGGCCTGTTCGACGTTTTCGCGCTGTCTTCCGAGAGCGAGCAGTTCCCGATCTCCGTCGTCGAGGCGATGGCGGCGGCGCTGCCGGTGGCCTCGCCCGCCGTCGGCGATGTCGCGGACATGGTATCGGTGGAAAACCGGGCGCTCGTCACGCCCCCCGGAGACGAGGCGGCGCTGGCCTCCACCCTGCTGCGGCTGGCGGGCGACGAGCGGCTTCGCGCCCGGCTCGGCGCGGCGAACCGGGCACTTGCGCGGGACCGCTACGACGAGGCGGCGATGCTCTCCGCCTACAGCCGCACTTACGGCGAAGCGCTGGGCCGGGAGCGGCTGATTTGA